CGGCCGACGCCTCGGATCCGACGTGCCGGCCGTCTTCCTCGAGCACAACACCCCGCGCGGCGCCCCGACCGAGACCGTGCACCCGCTCGCCGACCGCACCGACATCCCCGTGATCCACGTCACGCGCTTCAACGCGCTCATGTGGGACACCGGATCCGCGCCCACCACGGTCGTCGAGCACGGCGTCCCCGACCCCGGCGCGCTGTACACGGGCGAGGTCGCCTCCTTCGGCGCGGTGATCAACGAGCCCGTGCGCCGCGGCCGCATCACCGGCACGGACCTGCTGCCCGCGTTCGCCGACGTCGCGCCCGTCGAGGTGTTCGGCATGGGCACCGACCTGCTGCCGGGCGCGTTCCCCGAGCTCGGCGAGCGCCTCGTGCCGCGCGGCGACCTGCCGACCGCGCGCATGCACCCGGAGCTCGCGCGGCTGCGTGCCTACATCCACCCGCACCGCTGGACCTCGCTCGGCCTGTCGCTGCTCGAGGCGATGCACATGGCCATGCCGGTGCTCGTGCTCGACGCGACCGAGGCGTCGCGTGCGGTGCCGCCGGACGCGGGCGC
This is a stretch of genomic DNA from Clavibacter zhangzhiyongii. It encodes these proteins:
- a CDS encoding glycosyltransferase; the encoded protein is MRILMWHVHGGWTDSFVLGSHEILFPTTPARDAWGLGRGGRAWPASAREVDPSSLHDADVDLVLLQRVAEIEEAERLLGRRLGSDVPAVFLEHNTPRGAPTETVHPLADRTDIPVIHVTRFNALMWDTGSAPTTVVEHGVPDPGALYTGEVASFGAVINEPVRRGRITGTDLLPAFADVAPVEVFGMGTDLLPGAFPELGERLVPRGDLPTARMHPELARLRAYIHPHRWTSLGLSLLEAMHMAMPVLVLDATEASRAVPPDAGAVSSDPAELVRVARLLLADPDEATRRGRVAREAALARYSLGRFLGDMDAALHDAVDAAAARRSRRAPAGSGPRTSPHHPLDERTTR